Genomic window (Manduca sexta isolate Smith_Timp_Sample1 chromosome 26, JHU_Msex_v1.0, whole genome shotgun sequence):
AAACGGCGGAACGAGTCCTCGGAAGTTGTGGCCTCGATTCCGCTTCCTCGGCCACGCCGCTCCTTAAACACGGACAGGATACGCTCTTGCGCGGTAACTCGCGCTCCTTCGGTGCCTCCGCGGGCTTCATCTGTTCCACCTCCTTGATTTTCATGGACGGCATGTCGCGATATAGCCTGTAGAGTTGCTCTTTCCAATTTCTTCTGGTGGTCAGATTCGCTGAAAGGATGATTGCTTAACTGTAATCACAATCCTATcttttttttgcataaacaaTATGAGGATCATAATTTCTTATggataaaagtaacaaattcgATATGAggcaaaataaaactaaatattaagtccatcgtttatttttatgattaagcaattatatattaatcactgcaagcttatattattatgtagggGGTGGGGATTTCGAGATTTTGCCTTTCAAGACTCGTAAGCCTTGAAATCTATGATTTGGGCTTGCGGGAACGGGTTCCTGTAATTGGGGATGGAGGAGTAATCGAAAGCGCCGGGCTGTATGTGGGGCCTGTCGCGCTGCTCGCGGCTCAGCATCACCCTGGGTTTCTCCAAGATGGGACATGAATCCAGCGGGTGGTTGTGCGATTTCTTATAGTGGGTGGTGCTTCTGCTTGCTTTTCGTATTCTTCCATATTCAGCTATGGACTGGGTAAAAGCGGAAGGAGATATTTTGCAAAGGGGTGAGGGCGGGaagctattatttttaacagacttGTAAGTATACGGGGGGCGCGTCTCAGTACTGTAGTCGGCACAGCCGTAACTGACGTCTGATTCGTCAATTGTAGCTTCCTTGTGGCATAACGACTGGGTGCTGTACGGACAGACTAATGACGTCATGGGGGGAATGGAAGGGGGTgacttttttgtttcttttatttgcGGTATTACAGAGTTTGCTGCCGGTGTAGTGTTAAAAGGAAAGAATTTAGCGAGTCCCGTGCGGGGTTGTGGTTGTAGGGGTAATTCTTTAGATGGATAACTGGGGGGAGTTGTAGAATTAATGATGTTGGTTTTAGGTATAATTTTCGGTGGAATGGCATTTGGGGTTACTACTGCTGTGGCCGCAGGACATATGCAGCATGGTGGAGGGCATCGGCCACAACAAGGACCACATGGGCCACCGGTGCCACAAGGTCCGACCGGTGAGCAAGTGCCTGACACATGGTACGGGCCGCAGAACCAGAATCCGTACGGATAGTAATAATAGCCAGTCATGTACTGGATGCAGCGGGGCGGGGTATTGCAGGGAGGAGGCAGGCAACCAGACCCACCAGGGCATCCACAGGGACCGCACGGGAATGGACATGGGCAACCGCAAGGCTTCGAGTAAGCTCGCTTGGAAGCAATTTGGGTGGTGCTTGGCTGAAGGAGGCACGAGGCGAAGGAGGGCAAGTACGGAGACGCGGAAGTCTTTACTGATAAAATAGAGTCGTATGAAACAGGCCTAGTTCTGGGAGGGCTAAAGTGTCTCTGCAGCACGCGCGGCTTGTTTGTCTGCGAGCCGAGGTTCGGGCACGATACGCAGCAGCGAATGGGGAGCACAGTGCGCGGTCCGCGGCGGCGCCTCGCCGGCCGCAGCTGCTTCGTCTGTTCTGTCTTCAGGTGGCCCAGGAGCTGCAGCATGTTTTCCTTCTTACGACGACTGGGCACCGCCGTGGCTGCAAAGGTATGGTTATGCTTTTCACCTTGAATAACGCTCCGATACTTAGAGACGTATTATGCCCTAACAAAATATGGTGCaaagaaaatacatattacTCAACaacatttattgatttttaaaaaggtGATATAAGTTCTGATAAAATCCACAACGTTATCAACTTAAATAATCTACTGTAAAAGAATGTGTCCATAAAGTCATGGGTTGATCTTAACCGCGCCGGCAGTCATGCGcgttattttcttttcttcctTCTTGACCTCGTCTTGTTTTAAAGGCGGCGCCATCGATGCCATACAAGCCGCGCACGTGCTGCACTCACACTTCTTTGGTTTTTGTGACGGGCAGGGACATGGGCAGGGGCTCGGACAAGGGCAAGGGCAACACGGTCCACAAGGAGCGCAGGGACCACACGGCCCACAGGGCCCACAGGGTCCACAGGGTGCACAAGGAGCGCAAGGCCCACATGGTCCGCAAGGACCGCATGGGCATCGGCAGGGTCCACACGGACCACAGGGTCCACAAGGGCCGCACGGTCCACAGGGACCACAAGGTCCGCAAGGCCCGCATGGTCCACAGGGGCCTGGGCATCGACACGGTCCGCACGGGCCGCATGGACCACACGGTCCACAGGGGCCGCATGGCCCGCAAGGCCCACATGGGCCGCAAGGACCACAGGGGCCGCAAGGACACGGTCCACAGGGTCCACACGGGCCACACGGTCCGCATGGGCAAGGGCAGCAAGGACCGCAGGGACAGCCGCAGGGGCAGCCTTCCTTTTTCTCCTCATCTTTCTTGTCTCCGTAGTTCCGCCAGCCGCCTAGCTGGTCGCCGCAGCAAAGCAACATCGTGCGCCCATCACACCAGGGTCCGAACGCGCTCGAACCGCGAGCCGCCGCTGTAAAGGACGTCCAAGCATATAACACTGGGCGAGAAGGCCGCTGGCTGGTCGCTCGTGCTATTAAGAAGAACGCGCACCGTCTCGCCGAGTATTATAGCCTGGAGGTCCACCACGGCGGCGGCCGCTGTTCTCCAAAATAACAGGAACGCCACCAGCGAGCGAAATACAAGACCGCAAACAGATTCGCACTAAGTCAAACTGTCAATTAGACAGGCGATAGTcgattattttaacttattctTACTTAAATGTTTAATGAGTCGCTGCAGTCTCCCATCCTCCAATTACGAATGTAACTAACACTTACctttataacttttattgttCAAAATACCCCAATTTAAGTAATCTGTTGGATGGTCCCTctggtattattttaaattacaatataatgaaaacaatgttaacaCTTACACAAAGGTGCAGGGTTCTTTTTGTTGGCCGCGGTGGCGACCGGCCGTCCCTTCATACATTTAAACAGAGAGACATTTCTGGGCAAAACCGCCTTTCTCAGTACCAGAGCCATGTTTTACGAAggttttctgttattattgtagTGTATAGCCGggatatttactttaaatttttctgtttttgtgGTTTACTTGAAATTTTGGGCCATGGTAGGTGCGTGACCAATTTTGTTGTGCCAGAACAAAAATTTCTGaggaaatatttctttattcaaaattttattcttcTTTTTCAATTATTCTTTTCATGACCAGTAGCAAAAAGGTTTTGCGCGTGAGttcacaaatttatttattaccttatttattacatactacaAAGGTAAATTGTgagcatttataattaaataatttaatatattaaattaatatacattaaaaattattaggTAATTTTTATGAGTCaatcgaaaaaataattttgttcctTTAACGCCACCTATGCCCATATAAATGTTTACTTTACTGTACATTATGTCGAGGAGCAGGCAGTATCTATCAATTATATAGAAGATAGATGATTGAGAATTAAATATCCAGTCAGTAGGTTTGCTGGTTGTCAGATATTTGTATGCGCCCAGATAACGAACACTGTATACAATGTGTAAAATCCGCCACATTGACATACGTAAGTCTGTCGTTTTCCGGGATCACCTTGTGTACACCCAGtgtcaaacaggccgacataattgtatcgacctGCGAGgggaatcatctctcgttagaaTACACTATCtggtccccactccacttaccattaagtgCAGTGGGATTATTTTACCGTGCTGTATAAAGCGACGTGTTAAATTTACTCAGACTTCTAACAACGTTCCAAATCTGATACTACAAAACATACTTTTGTAAAGACTGGATTTATAGTCTGGCCCCGCGAGGGGGGCCTAGCGAGGGTTTTGACAATAATTATGTGCATTAATAAAACCTTACTACAGcgttatattttatcatcagCTTAACTGTAAACCAAAAATTAAGATGTGACGATATTTGTAATTCGAAGAGCTATATTTGCTACTGTGTTTTATCAAGCGACCAAGGGAGTAAATGCTGTTCTATtgagtgaaaaataaaacaaccaataaataacatattttatttattagtaaacttacataaaatataatagttgaAGGGCGTGCACGTCAGCAAAAGACCcagttatatttgaatattctaGACTTATTACATGCAATATGCTGTCAGCGTCAAATATCATTTCAGAAGTGATGGCCATAACAGTGCGTGCATCTAggattttggaaaaaaatacttatgtttACTATTTCTACCTTCTAAAGGAAATTCTTTTCTAAGCGACAGTTGCATCCGATGACCTCCGCTGCATTCCTTCCCAATAAATGCCCGAAGCAAGTAAATCCCAACTGTATATAACATAATGTCCCATTCCTCATTCTTTAAAAGTTGACTCCACCCTAATTCTCGCATGATAGATGGCCATAGATATCTTAggtacttaccatcaggaaatTCTGTCGTTCATCAACCTAAAACCTTGTCTTATAGCACTAATCCCAAGAGGCCAGCCCTGATGAATTCAAATAGCATCCACGAAGACACCTCAGTTATCATCAGCATCCATAGCATCGGTTTGCGGTGGATTGACATGGGCCGTGTTCCCGCTGTCGTTCTGCATGCCGGACATGTCATTCATGCCTTGCATGCCGGAGCCCATTAGCATAGGGCAGCAGGAGCACAACAGACTCATCAGACAGGCCACGCACGCCGCGCAGCCGGCCTGTGAGCCCATACTGGGCTGCTGTTGATACTGTCCTGCGGGGAAATTAATAGTATTTGGCTTTTCTGACTGCCTCGGCATCAaagtttgtaagtatttttggCATACCTACCAGGATATCCTTGGCTTGACTGAAATGCCTGTTGTGGGAAACCTTGCTGTGGATATCCCTGCTGAGGATACCCTTGCTGGGGATAACCTTGCTGAGGATATCCTTGCTGGGGATAACCTTGCTGTGTGTACCCTTGTTGAGGATACCCCTGCTGTGGGTAACCCTGCTGTTGGTACTCCTGGACAGGGAACCCTTGTTGCTGTAATTAAAGtactttcattatttttatgtctggAGTGTATAAGGAACCCAAAAATATACCATGAATCTCGTATAGTCCTTAGTTGCTAGTAAACACTTATCTCACTTCCTATATTatcttactaacattataaatacgaacacttgtgaaaatgtttttacgtATGAATATccgaatgtttgttagaactaaatgcagaaacagcttAACCGATTAGGATGAAATTTGGAACACAGTTTGATCATGTCCTGGAATAATACaaagactactttttatccaagTAATTTGTTCATTTGGTATgttgtgtttaatttatatttttaaatcgatgGCCCTGGCATCATACTGGTGAAGCTGTAAATCGCTTATAGTGTTTTAGGAACTATTGTAACAAGAAAGGCGTTCCaaacgggcgaagccgcgagcaacacctagcaatcgataaatattgataattaattacGGCCTCAGTAAACAAGGTGTAATACCCGCCATATAGGCCTACGTGCGACTACGCGTGTCGCATTTCGGAATTATCCTGTAAACTTATATTCGGTTGCAAaaatgccggcataattcttTCCACTAACGAAGGATAATTCCCTGCCATCAGCAAAAATACCTTCATACATTACCTGAGGATACCCTTGTTGTGGCCCGTACTGCGCTGGAGGAGTCACATCTTGGCCAGGGGGCTGACCAGGAGGGTACCCGCCCTGTGGGTATGGGTTGGGTGGACCATAGGGGTTCTGATACTGCCCCAGCGGTGGTCCAAAGGGCCCCTGTTGGTTATAGGGCCTGGTTGGCTGGATAATATGAAAATCAATGTATAACCAACTGGATATGTGTTTATATTCCTCAGAGTACTAGAGGAAAATATCTTTCTTCTCTATTACTATAATGTAAAAATctgttattgctttgaatgacgtgaccaTTTTGCCGTTCGCGTCATGGTAAAAGATacaaccgcctataaacagtagaaacaccaaccaacaccttgaattggtattccactgcgctcgccatcctgagatatgttTTTGTTGTGAGATTCTGTCGCTCTACTGTTttattaaagtgtttttttgCCCTCAGATCTAGAGAAGGCAAATTCTAGGTTTAGGGAAGGCAAGTTGCGTGCTATATCTAGGACGGGACGATAAAAtctagtaaacaaatattttccataccaaattcccCATTTTCCCTTAGAAATCTAATTCTATATTTGTACCATTTATTCTCCTTTGCAACattttaaagcattttatttacaaatcacaaATGACATTGACAATGTCTTGTGGCGTTTAGAATTTCCATCACAATTCCCTAAACAATACTCTTTGCCGTGAAATCTtctgatttatttatcacaCATTTGCTTGTTTCACGTAAACCAACCTCAATAATAAAAgacatattatagttttaactgCATTTATTACGAaacgaattataatttacataaggGCCGTTcaatattacgtaacgcaatttggtggagaggggggtcttgtaaaacgttacgatgcgtaacaggGCCGGGGGGGGGCTTggctcgtacaaagcgttacgtaacattagtattttattttaaaacaaaggtattttagcgattttccggtattttgcgtaaaataattgagaatattccaaaaaaaatttcactttagagttacaacTTTTAGAGGGATGGCaagggcgtacaggaaaacgttacggcgcgttactcGGGCGGGGgtttcaaaaatcttcaaaaattgcgttacgcaATACTCGAACGGCCCCTAACAGTCATCATGAACAACAAAGTATTGAGTTCCGCGGCGTCGGCTATGCGGCGTGTTGGTCGGTGTGTTGTTCGGCGTGCTGTTCGGCGTGCTGTTCGGCGGGCGGCGGCAGGCGCTGCAGCCGCGGCACGGGACCGCGGAACTGGTGCACGTGGCGCAGGTGCTTCACCGCGTAGTGACGACAACTGCACACATACCCGGGCCATTATACATATGTAGTGGAATGTAACTCATCAAATATATGTTAACCACGTGACACggaaaataaccttattatgtaataaataattaggttATATTCCGTGACACgtgtaatgtcatgtaactgttaTGTTGTCGGCTAACATGTCAGGCATTAAGTAGTGTATTGTAGTAATTAGTAcatgtattgtattaataaatctttactCAAGAAGAGCGAACGCCTTTTAATGGCAACGCTACGGTAACACGCCCTATTACACATAAGGGCCACTGGCTTATACAGGCTTATTTTGCACTTGCGTTAGCagatgaaaccacatacttatctccTTGGGAATAACACTTTACTATAAGTTATTctaactgtagatgtaaaataaaaagtgtaggttacgaacaaaacaaataacaataaaaaaataattttaattgtatgcgccctaatgccactactgccactctaagagaattcgtcgcaacaATATCACACATTGactcacacacacgccatattcgcactaaactacaaaatgataaaaaaaagtaaaactgagacgtttggtgaaaatattccttattcatggatgatttttagcaATGTTGCAGAGATAAACACCAGTAtactgtttcatttatttattaaactagcgacccgccccggcttcgcacgggtgcaatatttctccactatttaatggatgttattatacatataaaccttcctcttgaattactctatctattaaaaaaaccgcatcaaaatccgttgcgtagttttaaagatttatgcatacaaaggtagggacagagaaagcgactttgttttatactatgtagcgATAGCAAaatgacattttatataattaaaaatgcctATTTGATGGACTCATTGGGGCTGACTCGTGTCTGAATATCGGATTGACTAACTACCAAACTAGCTGAGTGagtatgtatatgtgtatatgcgACGCACCTGTATGCGCGTGCGCACATAGTGCACTTGTAGAGCGCGGCGCTGTGGCACGTCAGCTTGTGCATGTGCAGGCTGTTGTTCGCTTTGAACCGCGCCGGACACTGCGAACACTGGGAACATAAATaccatatataaataaaacaacccGCCCCGGCGTCACACACAATACAAGAGCATTCCTATTTACCCTTTTTTCAGTtgtaaattataagtataaattaaccttcctcttgaatcacccCATGAATTTGTCAAATCCGTATGAAAATTCATTAGATAGTTTTCAAGTTTATCGCTTTCACACAAGCAGACTCTTATACCTAGCAAGTTACAGCATCAAAACATTTATCTTTCTCtgttttttacttaaataataattaagagcTAACACTAATTGGTTTTTAGCAGAAATCTTCGGTACTACCACTGCAACCTACCCAGACGGAGTGATTTTTTTTAGGGGTTTTAAACTAATGTTCTTCGCCCCGCGGTTCCTACATTTGGGGTGCATGGATCCGCAGATACCTTAGCATATGGGAGGCTTAAGTTTGCCTATTGTCAACAGACCGAGTGTTGGCTATGGAACCCGCACCTGTCACTATGCATTACTGGTTTAAAGAAAACAGTGTTAAGACTGTGTTAAGACTTTCCCGCCTTCACAGCCACCCCTACATCTcctataagccaggatcagtggcacacattttatgacaccgagcagtgaagctcgccgagtctcagggaacactaatatgtcattatcccgcagcgaaattaatcaaatagaaagatagggggGAGTTGGagttaattacttataataggGAACCGGTCTATGTTTGATTtcgttcattattctatatgtaatggttaataacacgaaaaagaagcactcctgcgaaaactgcataaaaattggttaaaaaatgagcgagtaattcatatttcaaatattgtaacgtgcagaagtgggcgcgttgtggggatatcgcttcatctttttctttcacacgcgtcgtaattcctaTGACGTCAAATGttggtatttcgtctcttttctgtttcttgttaattacccatTCCAACGACTTTCCAAGACTTacaacttgttgattttttactggattttaataattccttctgtgttataatttatataacgtaaatatttcataatagtaaagaacaaaaatgagtccggtaccttATTATTggccacttccctccatagcaaagcgagAGACAAAATAAAGAGCTAAAGAGAACGGTGTTACCTTGACGAGTTTCTCGGTGCGATGGCTCTGGCGGTGCTGCGCGAGGAGGTACGCGGCGTGGAACTTGGCGCCGCACGACTCGCACACGAACGGCTTCTCGCCGCGGTGGCGACGCTCGTGGTTCTGCGCAACGGTATTTCTTTTGGGCATACGTTTGATAGCCTGGctagggccggcttatacaaacacaccggtcttttGGGTGAACGCTTTaagcgctcgcaacccttggaaATTAAGCGACCATTCTGAGGGCAACCCATTGACGGGTTACGAATCTTGGCTTAGGATGGCCATTGTTCCACACCGCATATTTACATTAGTCTATAGCAGTGGTTCCGGAAGTATATTTTTGACGCACGATCCTACCACCTAAAATAGTAATGCCCGCTTTGATGAATGCAAGAGGGAACCAAACAACTAAGCGTTTTTTTAACGGCTTAACTTATTTTGACGCAGCTTTCAGAAGTAGCGGAATATGAATAGAGCtatcaaataaatgtataatataatggaATTCCCCGTGCTCACCCGCATGGCCATGATGGCGGCGCTCTGGAAGTCGCAGTAGGAGCATTTGAACTTCTCGTAGCCATGCTTGGCGCGGTAGTGCTCCTTCAGACGGAACTTATTCCCGAAACGCTTCCCGCAGTGCTGCCAACAACAATATACCAACAAACAGTTCAACAAATTGCAGCATCCAgttatagaatatatcctacaattggttaaaaaataaaacaattatacttGTAATATTGTTGTGAGTGAAAGTGGGAGAGTGGTGGGCTACCGCGCtctctttctcacgcacgcAACATTATGGCTGGTGATActcgatgacgtcacagtttgctattacgaTTATTTGGCGACTACTCCttacacaatttttaaataatttcatggattttgaaaattcctttaccgttaaattttgtatgacatacattttacataccTCGCACACGGGTCCCAGGCCGGCGTGTTTCACCGCCTTGTGCAACCTCAAGCTTGCTTTCTGCATCGTCTTATGGCATATGTCGCACTCCCGGAGCTCCCTGCTCTGGAATATATGCAGCTATATTAACCCTAATAGGTTCCAGTTCAAAAACCAGCGCCAGGCATATTTTGCCTGGCATTTAATGCTGAACTGGAACCTTTTCGGCAGTATTATGAGATGCACGTTGCCCGAACgctctatgtattttttttttgtaccttgttataaatgtttgtgtgcgtcccagtatattgtgcgaataaatgtttctttcttctTATACCGAACCCTAATTGACCCCAATTAAGCACGCGAAGATATGGAACGTGGAAGCGAGACAGAACGTATGCTGTCTTACTTAGCATACAATTCGTTGATAGGGAGCTTTTCTGATAATAAACCGAGACCAAACGAGAGGGGTCGGGTGGCGCATTTTTGGTCTATTTATAAATTGggaacaatataaattatgtctTAACCAACAATCACTATTATTCAATTCTAGTAATTATTGTACGGCATAGATTTAGATTTTCTCGgcggcatagttgtattacagtacgattGTAGCACTGAGATtccgggttcgatccccgggacGGGTAAAGTGAtaatgggtttttctactcgatatcagcccggaatttggaatttgtgcccgatatggcgatgaatgccctatcacatcatggggtggaacacacttggcgaaaggtAAGTGCCCTGGTTACACCGCTGTCTACCCCAAGAATAAATGAGTGATATGAAAATCCTCACCCGAACTATTCATCCCCATGCGCAAAAGGTTTATATCCGTATCGACtatcagccgttttcaataaaagcttccaatctcaatcttcaatccgattccgagattgaaccaatcagaataactcatttgtaaacgtCAATAATACTTTGTTCTTGGTCcattgattggtccattttgatATAGAGAATAGCGATTGGGCTAgcttattcaaaatggcggtttaTCACAACTCACCGCTTCGGACACCTTCCGTTTCTTGTTCTTGGCGGTGCACGCGGCCACGTGCTCCACCAGCAACTCCTTCGCGTCGAACTCTGACTTGCAGTACTGGGGGTTAAAATAGCGTTTAATAACTATCGTATGGGTGATGATAAGGCTACACGAGGTGGCGGGTTCCACCCTTGCTTTGAGGCTCTGTTGTAATTCATGAATATTTACATCTGGTTTGAGAAGTGTGGCCCAATGAAAGCCATTGGTGTAGCGTAGTTGGAGGGAGGCGGGTTTGTCGCTTTTATAGGGAcgacaaaatatgtaaaaaaatcttaatcttTTTCTACTTTTGTATCATGTATAAGTGGTTAGAGAGGTTCCTTGTTTCTGCAAATgactttttttatctaactCACACTACGCCAGTGATTAAACCGTTTAAAACCTCGCGGTGTCACTGTCATCAGTCAGTAGACAAAGACAGTACtatgattaaaatatctttatcattAAATAATGGCGTCACGTGTTCCACATATAGTAATACTCATACTGTGTCGACGATACAATGAACACAAGCCCCTCACCCCGCATCTGAACGCGCCGGCGCCGTGCACGAGGCGGTGGTGGCGGCGCATCTTGGCGCGCAGCAGGTACGCGTCGCACAGCTCGCACTTGTCGCGGCGCGCGTCGGCGCCGGGGTGGCGCCGCGCCACGTGCGCCGCCACGCTGCGCACCGACAGCTCCGCGCGGCACAGCTTGCAGCGCACGCGCCCCGTGCCGTACACCGGCTCGTACGGCGCTGACGGGTCCACATTCACTACACGGTAGAGTTTTAGTTGTTGTTGTGCCGATATACAAGTAATTAGTtctaaaattaagataaaaatcaACAAGATATACTTAAGCCTTTAAAAACCGAAAGAAGTGCTAGATGACGAAAACGAAAAAAAGACGCAATAATATCTTTATGACGTCATGAGAAATTAGGATGTGCGCGAAAGAGAGTGATGAAACTATAACGTTCCTCTATGCGCCCATTTTTGCATattcaatatttgaaatataaattgctgCACCATTTTTAACTTATGTTATTTATGGTTACATAAAAGAgcttattttctttattatttgctattaaataattaaataattattaaaattaaacatagtaaaattaaaaataccattttgtgtagttaaattaaaatacaaaaacatacatGTAACTGGAAGCTTCATGTTCTGTGTATTATTTTCAACCTCTAACAGATCTTTGAGAGGTTTATCCTCATCTGAGGAGAGAGTGGTGTCCACCAACTCTTGCTTCACATCCTGGTCATCAATCTGTCCAGTATCTTCCAGGAATTCTTGTTTGGGTAcctaaaacaattacaaatcaataaacacaCCACACACtaacaccttttatccccgaagaggtaggcaaaggcgcaactggcGCAGCGAAGCTCAACGCTATATTGGAtctagactctgggctgatTCTTCTTCTTCTAAGTTGTAGCACTCTTGACAGAGTGGTTGTGGTCATCATGTAGTGTTTTCCGGAGCAGATGCAATGCGCCTCATGATCTTTCACCATATCTCTCTGTTAGAGGATATTCTGGTGCACTCATGTACGGGACGGTTCACGGCAGATTTAACTTGATCAGTCCagcgctgatactgagtagaaaaacctaatatcacatTTCCTGACCTAGAGATAAAACCCAAAACAAACTGTCGCGAGATAATCGTCTGtcgtcagtcaatattctaCAAGACCCCacaaccccactccacttactatcaggtgctgTGGGATTAATTTGCCATGGCTATATAAAAGGAAAGTTAATAATGAAAGGTCAATTACAAGTTTCCACATGaaatacagtaaaaataaaaataaatgtatattcgaTCCAAcccacacaatttttttttttttattttttttttatttatcaaaattgagATACCTAAAT
Coding sequences:
- the LOC115451941 gene encoding transcription factor Ouib isoform X1; amino-acid sequence: MNATEMGDIDFSKVCRTCLGSESLNPIFRDADDHQKYSTAVYMTTGVKVEMNDGLPQNMCTQCMTHLNDSLKFRKLCKDTEMLLLDYRQKMDNACELYDLKVPKQEFLEDTGQIDDQDVKQELVDTTLSSDEDKPLKDLLEVENNTQNMKLPVTLNVDPSAPYEPVYGTGRVRCKLCRAELSVRSVAAHVARRHPGADARRDKCELCDAYLLRAKMRRHHRLVHGAGAFRCGYCKSEFDAKELLVEHVAACTAKNKKRKVSEASRELRECDICHKTMQKASLRLHKAVKHAGLGPVCEHCGKRFGNKFRLKEHYRAKHGYEKFKCSYCDFQSAAIMAMRNHERRHRGEKPFVCESCGAKFHAAYLLAQHRQSHRTEKLVKCSQCPARFKANNSLHMHKLTCHSAALYKCTMCARAYSCRHYAVKHLRHVHQFRGPVPRLQRLPPPAEQHAEQHAEQHTDQHAA
- the LOC115451941 gene encoding zinc finger protein 436 isoform X2 — its product is MNATEMGDIDFSKVCRTCLGSESLNPIFRDADDHQKYSTAVYMTTGVKVEMNDGLPQNMCTQCMTHLNDSLKFRKLCKDTEMLLLDYRQKMDNACELYDLKVPKQEFLEDTGQIDDQDVKQELVDTTLSSDEDKPLKDLLEVENNTQNMKLPVTLNVDPSAPYEPVYGTGRVRCKLCRAELSVRSVAAHVARRHPGADARRDKCELCDAYLLRAKMRRHHRLVHGAGAFRCGYCKSEFDAKELLVEHVAACTAKNKKRKVSEASRELRECDICHKTMQKASLRLHKAVKHAGLGPVCEHCGKRFGNKFRLKEHYRAKHGYEKFKCSYCDFQSAAIMAMRNHERRHRGEKPFVCESCGAKFHAAYLLAQHRQSHRTEKLVKCPARFKANNSLHMHKLTCHSAALYKCTMCARAYSCRHYAVKHLRHVHQFRGPVPRLQRLPPPAEQHAEQHAEQHTDQHAA
- the LOC115451936 gene encoding uncharacterized protein YBR016W gives rise to the protein MGNLPTRPYNQQGPFGPPLGQYQNPYGPPNPYPQGGYPPGQPPGQDVTPPAQYGPQQGYPQQQGFPVQEYQQQGYPQQGYPQQGYTQQGYPQQGYPQQGYPQQGYPQQGYPQQGFPQQAFQSSQGYPGQYQQQPSMGSQAGCAACVACLMSLLCSCCPMLMGSGMQGMNDMSGMQNDSGNTAHVNPPQTDAMDADDN
- the LOC115451941 gene encoding zinc finger protein 771 isoform X3 gives rise to the protein MNDGLPQNMCTQCMTHLNDSLKFRKLCKDTEMLLLDYRQKMDNACELYDLKVPKQEFLEDTGQIDDQDVKQELVDTTLSSDEDKPLKDLLEVENNTQNMKLPVTLNVDPSAPYEPVYGTGRVRCKLCRAELSVRSVAAHVARRHPGADARRDKCELCDAYLLRAKMRRHHRLVHGAGAFRCGYCKSEFDAKELLVEHVAACTAKNKKRKVSEASRELRECDICHKTMQKASLRLHKAVKHAGLGPVCEHCGKRFGNKFRLKEHYRAKHGYEKFKCSYCDFQSAAIMAMRNHERRHRGEKPFVCESCGAKFHAAYLLAQHRQSHRTEKLVKCSQCPARFKANNSLHMHKLTCHSAALYKCTMCARAYSCRHYAVKHLRHVHQFRGPVPRLQRLPPPAEQHAEQHAEQHTDQHAA